In Erigeron canadensis isolate Cc75 chromosome 7, C_canadensis_v1, whole genome shotgun sequence, one DNA window encodes the following:
- the LOC122608217 gene encoding mitochondrial uncoupling protein 2-like, with product MMPDLSRNEISFSATFFCSAFAACFAELCTIPLDTAKVRLQLQKRAALGDEGSAAKYKGLLGTVATIAKEEGLLALWKGIIPGLHRQFIYGGLRISLYEPVKAFCAGGILLAEVSLFQKIVAALITGAIAITLANPTDLVKVRLQAEGKLPNGAPRRYSGALNAYFTILKEEGLMALWTGLGPNIARNAIINAAELASYDQVKQTILNIPGFTDNIFTHLLAGLGAGFFAVLIGSPVDVVKSRMMGDSIYKSTIDCMVKTLNVEGALAFYKGFLPNFGRLGSWNVIMFLTLEQAKKLFS from the exons atgatgccAGATCTCAGCCGCAATGAGATCTCATTCTCCGCAACCTTTTTTTGTAGTGCATTTGCTGCTTGCTTCGCTGAG TTATGTACAATCCCTTTAGACACTGCTAAAGTTCGACTTCAACTCCAGAAGAGAGCAGCATTGGGAGATGAAGGCAGTGCAGCCAAGTACAAGGGTCTCTTAGGTACAGTCGCTACTATTGCCAAAGAAGAAGGTTTACTTGCACTTTGGAAAGGTATTATACCTGGATTACATCGCCAATTTATATATGGAGGCTTAAGGATCAGTTTGTATGAGCCT GTCAAGGCCTTTTGTGCTGGTGGTATTCTTCTAGCAGAAGTTTCGTTATTTCAGAAAATAGTTGCTGCTTTAATTACAG GTGCCATAGCAATTACATTGGCTAATCCGACTGATCTGGTAAAGGTCCGGCTTCAAGCTGAAGGTAAGTTGCCAAATGGAGCACCTCGCCGCTACTCTGGTGCTTTAAATGCCTACTTCACCATATTGAAAGAG GAAGGACTCATGGCACTTTGGACTGGTCTGGGCCCAAACATTGCTAGAAATGCTATTATTAACGCTGCAGAACTCGCTAGCTATGATCAAGTGAAACAG aCCATTTTGAATATTCCGGGGTTCACAGACAATATATTCACTCATCTACTCGCCGGTTTAGGTGCAGGGTTCTTTGCAGTTTTGATTGGTTCACCTGTTGATGTG GTGAAGTCTAGAATGATGGGAGATTCAATCTACAAAAGCACCATTGATTGTATGGTTAAAACCTTAAATGTTGAG GGAGCCCTTGCATTTTACAAAGGATTCCTTCCAAATTTTGGTCGACTGGGATCTTGGAATGTCATAATGTTTTTAACGCTTGAGCAA GCAAAAAAGTTATTTTCGTGA